The Fusobacterium necrophorum subsp. necrophorum genome has a window encoding:
- a CDS encoding autotransporter-associated N-terminal domain-containing protein, which yields MVRNQLKEVEKNLRYIAKRNKSISFSIGLALLYLMLGMNAFSEEIGKVEAEKKVFLASRQEIGTSTDTLSETLKRIKEENEKKLKGANLELIQLMEQGDQVVKSPWASWQFGINYVYENGGSRFKGRGDKDNLYYYNKVFTRGNWKEKNALDSIEGKKPNGHPITPGSDSQHSWKNIDNSSSGGITIDKDTSIGSSTNGNRSWGLVDLRDLKEPTNEVEVLARIFPKEVKKNAVNIDIIEPSIEPLTAPKINPKVNTPLDPPQITIPEVEPVNISALTIRTPEAPQPAGAPTISIPITAPGDPIPPNIEVQPGEPTLPTAPNITISIISPEIKTLSIEKPTTVVPPEIKSPEIKPVDFTVDPGGDSLKYSSDDDHQGWKSSWPKTIDVTELKNRDYVSLTRDQKDSLIPKEQVINVTAENNRAMVVDEVNKDGITVNFQGTIHLQRKKNVGIDLQGTHTGSKTAPSIANIINSGKIIGEAKHNNAINENQIAFGFNNADASRNTTMTHMINKGTIELNAPSSAGIQLKPEDPHYWQPDNWAAAPLQITKKATDKKMGRVLMKADNQKDINLKGSNSFGILTVFNEGVPKNLFASSYQSSHETLRKEREYDGERVLPGGEIGRSALEDSKYTSGIYNTGTITISGDNSIGIGLLQEIQEVKVDGNINVGKEDPNQEDGISNLNTNDKNKVENAVGVFAGVPTKPVKQGEKDTLIVDGNGGNIASKLVGTETIELGGNITLGEFASSSIGALIGDTEVTLDAGKVNGTQNTDRKYKRSGDITAKASSKITIGGMKNYGFVVNNSAHSSTFGSEVDDLIYSQKKNEHGRGKNAGTIDVTGKESVGFALIKGGHSENSGKILVSGNATDSIGFYGEEDQFTNQAGGEINVTSAGEKNKAIVLNGKNTANVHFINAGKIITGNSVKGKEKVGVYAQGKYKFEHNTGANMEVGSNNIGFYVKENTGTVTIKAPIVLSKSDGGTTIGVYSDGEAKVNFGENSKLDIGEGAVGLYSSNASQFDNTFNFESGKDLKVSLGKNATFAFFSSDIDSSVNLGKFLNKNAHEKINLTNFGEGASLVYAKNKVTAILNEDYSISNSGNNKSTAILVGTEKAKVQVAAGKTLDTDTHIGLVATQKATAENLGQIFTKRESGVGLYASTATAKNAANAAIKTYSKESVAILGEKESALENNGNIQLNEQSSVGIYGKDSNITQKTGGKIELLKNSSVGMYGTITGGSISSKGIKNEGEILALSGSSDFGSAGIYATLENSANQSLTVENSGNIKIAQNSSAGIYVKNESSQTAEKSTINNTGLIETTGKKSVGIISKKSKVSNSGNNPSASSNPKGILVKEASSAGILATDHSKVSNGGDIELAATSVTSAQEGLVGISVDESSTAENTGNINVKSQYSTGISSKGGKVSNQKNILLEKTNSVAISATDADVNNTNPASIEVKEKESVGIYAKLTKSENKTVHNTGKILLNTLGTGIDGKSAAIYALLDGNGSGKLTTKNEGEITVGHEKSVGIYAANKSGQGKEKSEAINSKQISISAKNSAGMIGEKSILRNTATASGEGIILTANSTGGMIGKAESEVKNEGIIETKTATPATASEGLVGISLDKSKGENTASGTINLDTKYSTGMYGKNSSDVSNKGSIKATKEYAIGMAGDSSTLTNSHEILLEAADSTGMFGKDNSTLLNDMNGKITAKKEKSVGMFSKNNSTEAINKGNIKTEGESSAGMFGEKGKLKNTNEILTEKKTSAGMYAKNTNAVNEKNITSKGESSAGILVELSDNNSNITGENTSNGVITTKGKTSAGMLGKVANGAGGSAKISLQNSNNIFVNSEKSVGMMVENKEANFPKENIIAKNTGIITLANNKTESIGMFADKAIGVNEKEIQVNGKQSIGMLGKKEAMITNEAAGTITLSEEKGIGMLAEDNNTVATNKGNILAKGKESSGMLAKANGKSVNEKTIQVSAEKGVGIFVSDTGIGENKNGAEIHVKNKEGVGIFALNNSKTGSAINYGIIRLGETGASYESLIGMFAKAENNKKASVKNASGAKIVVDTKKSVGMYAINEAVSVDDVELSNEGSIEVNTEGSAGMYVPKANISKVGTIILSEAANGSSAVYVSKAGKVTTDGAKIQLGKKNQNQVAYYVNGKDSALQGTKIGDISGYGVGVYLQGNSAIDVASLTATTPELDYTSSPEKGKGLIGLLLKGDTNISAYNKKIAVGDTVDASGSEKAKYAIGIYADKQGTDTNPYKIPTTIHVGAKGVGIFADKASVIQYNGSMTLGDGTTAGTGFFISQKSGSLGASKVTLGSGSITLNGNGGAVAIVSEEGHFDGGSATINLNGSGVGVYGLKGSVIKVDNWTFNNKGHQAEEVRLKEGQLVINPTSGEKTLKPKMVLSHVINGETYLESGKTVKAVQDSTLADPNPRENIGLMAEGVKNSATPPTGITWKDANFEIENYGTIDFSNSKKSTAIYAQSARVKNDGSIKVGESSTGIYAKYDPSSPALTGITNKVEVEATTKSVIELGNESTGMYFVDAEKVTNLGGSITSASNALKNVGIYVKNKDKILHMDNKANITLGDGAVGLFSSGKGENEADRNIVKNTGNITVGKKITAGGKIYPSVALYAEKTNLETDSSIKVGEDGIAFYGKRAKITAKGSVDFSTKGVLAYLEDHSEFTSYLGDLSSTENTMIYLKDSKANLAGSGSNVNMTVADGYTGAYIEGSSSLNGVKTIQLGKNSNGLFLKNATFTSEVEEITSGKEGAKGILALDSDLTNKTKINLSGNNSIGVYSNATALKNFVNEGELTLSGEKTLGIFLKGEQTFENKANIYVKDSVDVTKPSIGIFTKEGKSSISHSNGNIEVGSKSIGIYSLVEADVAMNGGKLQVKDEGIGIYKQNGKVILKGEIEVGAHVSQVENTEPVAVYGVNGTEIQEEASKIEIGKKSYGFILSNTDDNKINTFINTNTGTVKMADESTYLYSSGKAKITNNRNLSSNGANRLISFYIKEKGEFTNNGIIDFSNGKGNLGIYAPGGKATNKGTILVGKTDDIDPITGKIYTDLNKIVYGIGMAADNTGKISNEGEIRVSENKSIGMYGSGLGTIVENTESGKIYLDGSKATDSNKIESMTGVYVDNGATFTNKGLITTIDSYAGRDEKVNENVNGLVGVAVMNGSTLINEAGGKILIDAGNSYGVIIRGKRDASGNVERYAVIKNYGEIKVRGKGTWGISWRDVKPEEIAALEAQINKKITSDPPNQEIRQAAGTDKELEGIKITVVNGKPIFSRNGIEIPEAEVEQIGKLIGKESNLGLSDIGFYVDTLGKTKPIDLDGGTPPIDSQLIIGTEYSEMTNAKQWHVKEGVIKPFLEQIQGRNFKLKSLAGSLTWMATPILNANEEITGIAMAKIPYTSFVKQTDNAYNFTDGLEQRYDMNELNSPEKRIFNLLNGIGKNEEVLLTQAYDEMMGHQYANVQQRIQVTGNILDNEFKYLKREWSNPSKDSNKIKVFGTRGEYNTGTASVIDYKNHAEGVAYLHEKETFQLGNSTGWYTGFIHNQFKFKDIGKSREEMYQTKLGMFKSMAFDHNNSLHWTISGEMFLGRSQMNRRYLVVDEIFHAKSKYWSYGFAINNEVSKSFRTGESTFIKPYGELKLEYGRFQKIKEKDGEIRLEVKENDYYSVKPKIGVEAGYLHQFGNGISFKTSFGVSYENELGQVADTKNKARVAYTNADYFALPGEKEDRRGNLRTDLNLGLNNEAYGVTANIGYDTKGNKVRGGLGVRVIF from the coding sequence ATGGTTAGGAATCAGTTAAAGGAAGTGGAAAAGAATCTACGATATATTGCGAAAAGAAACAAAAGTATAAGCTTTTCCATAGGCCTTGCATTGCTGTATTTAATGTTGGGGATGAATGCATTTTCGGAAGAAATAGGAAAGGTGGAAGCAGAAAAAAAGGTATTCTTGGCAAGCAGACAGGAGATTGGGACATCTACGGATACATTGAGTGAAACGCTAAAACGTATCAAAGAAGAAAATGAGAAGAAATTAAAAGGAGCTAATTTAGAACTTATTCAACTTATGGAACAAGGAGATCAAGTTGTTAAATCTCCATGGGCTTCTTGGCAATTTGGGATAAATTATGTATATGAAAATGGAGGAAGCCGTTTTAAAGGGAGAGGAGATAAAGATAACTTATACTATTATAATAAAGTTTTCACCAGAGGAAATTGGAAGGAAAAAAATGCTTTAGATTCGATTGAAGGGAAAAAACCAAATGGACATCCTATTACTCCGGGAAGTGATTCTCAACATTCATGGAAAAATATTGATAATTCTTCAAGTGGTGGAATAACAATAGATAAAGATACTTCAATAGGTTCATCAACTAATGGAAATAGAAGTTGGGGATTAGTAGATTTAAGAGATTTGAAAGAACCCACTAACGAGGTTGAAGTGTTGGCTCGTATTTTTCCAAAGGAAGTAAAGAAAAATGCTGTTAATATTGATATTATAGAACCTAGTATTGAACCTTTAACAGCTCCAAAAATTAATCCAAAGGTGAATACTCCTTTGGATCCACCTCAAATAACAATTCCGGAGGTAGAGCCTGTTAATATTTCAGCCTTGACAATCAGAACTCCGGAAGCTCCTCAACCGGCAGGGGCTCCGACTATTAGTATTCCAATTACAGCCCCGGGAGATCCGATTCCTCCAAATATAGAGGTACAACCAGGAGAACCAACGCTACCGACAGCACCTAATATTACTATTAGTATTATTTCTCCGGAAATAAAAACATTGTCTATTGAAAAACCGACAACTGTCGTTCCACCAGAAATTAAATCTCCGGAAATAAAACCGGTAGATTTTACTGTGGATCCGGGAGGGGATTCTTTAAAGTATTCAAGTGATGATGATCATCAAGGATGGAAGAGCAGTTGGCCTAAAACAATAGATGTGACTGAATTGAAAAACAGAGATTATGTGTCTTTAACAAGAGATCAAAAAGATTCATTAATTCCTAAGGAGCAAGTAATCAATGTTACTGCAGAAAATAACAGAGCAATGGTTGTTGATGAAGTAAATAAGGATGGGATTACAGTAAATTTTCAAGGAACGATTCATTTACAAAGGAAGAAAAATGTAGGAATTGACTTACAAGGAACACATACAGGTTCTAAAACAGCACCCAGTATTGCAAATATTATTAATTCCGGAAAGATTATTGGAGAAGCTAAACACAATAATGCTATTAACGAAAATCAAATTGCTTTTGGATTTAATAATGCTGATGCCTCTAGAAATACTACAATGACGCATATGATTAATAAAGGAACAATTGAGTTAAATGCTCCTTCCAGTGCGGGAATTCAATTAAAACCGGAAGATCCTCATTATTGGCAACCGGATAATTGGGCTGCAGCTCCGTTACAAATTACTAAAAAAGCCACAGATAAAAAGATGGGACGAGTATTAATGAAAGCAGATAATCAAAAAGATATTAATCTTAAAGGTAGTAACAGTTTTGGAATACTCACTGTTTTCAATGAAGGTGTTCCTAAAAATTTATTTGCTAGTAGTTATCAATCCAGTCATGAAACTTTACGAAAAGAAAGAGAATACGACGGAGAACGTGTTCTCCCGGGAGGAGAAATTGGGCGTTCAGCTCTTGAAGATAGTAAATATACTAGTGGAATTTACAATACGGGGACAATTACTATTTCAGGAGATAATAGTATTGGAATTGGATTGCTTCAAGAAATTCAAGAAGTAAAAGTGGATGGTAATATCAATGTAGGAAAAGAAGATCCAAATCAAGAAGATGGAATATCTAATTTAAATACAAATGATAAAAATAAAGTAGAAAATGCAGTTGGAGTGTTTGCAGGAGTTCCAACCAAACCGGTAAAACAAGGAGAAAAGGATACTTTAATTGTAGATGGAAATGGAGGAAATATTGCAAGCAAACTTGTTGGAACAGAAACCATAGAATTAGGAGGAAACATTACTTTAGGAGAATTTGCAAGTTCCAGTATCGGTGCTTTGATAGGGGATACAGAAGTTACATTAGATGCAGGAAAAGTGAATGGAACTCAGAATACAGATCGAAAGTATAAACGAAGTGGAGATATTACTGCAAAAGCTTCTTCTAAAATTACAATAGGTGGAATGAAAAACTATGGATTTGTGGTAAATAACTCTGCACACTCTTCAACTTTTGGTTCAGAAGTAGATGATTTGATATATTCTCAAAAGAAAAATGAACATGGGCGTGGAAAAAATGCGGGAACAATTGATGTCACAGGAAAAGAGTCTGTCGGGTTTGCTCTTATTAAAGGAGGACATTCTGAAAACAGCGGAAAGATTCTTGTTTCCGGAAATGCAACAGATTCTATTGGATTTTATGGAGAAGAAGATCAATTTACCAATCAAGCGGGTGGAGAAATTAATGTAACATCAGCAGGCGAAAAAAATAAAGCCATTGTTCTAAATGGTAAAAATACAGCAAATGTCCATTTTATTAATGCAGGGAAAATAATTACTGGAAATTCTGTAAAAGGAAAAGAAAAAGTCGGAGTCTACGCTCAAGGAAAATACAAATTTGAGCACAATACTGGTGCAAATATGGAAGTAGGTTCCAACAATATTGGATTCTATGTTAAGGAGAATACAGGAACTGTTACTATAAAAGCTCCTATTGTATTATCTAAAAGTGATGGAGGAACAACCATTGGAGTTTATTCAGATGGAGAAGCCAAAGTAAATTTTGGGGAAAATTCTAAATTAGACATTGGAGAAGGGGCTGTGGGATTGTATTCTTCCAATGCTTCCCAATTCGATAATACTTTTAATTTTGAAAGTGGAAAAGATTTAAAAGTTTCTTTAGGAAAGAATGCTACTTTTGCGTTTTTCTCTTCCGATATAGATAGCTCTGTAAATCTTGGGAAATTTTTAAACAAGAATGCACATGAAAAAATTAATCTTACTAATTTTGGAGAAGGCGCAAGTTTAGTTTATGCAAAAAACAAAGTAACTGCTATTTTAAATGAAGATTATTCCATATCTAACTCAGGAAACAATAAATCAACAGCAATATTAGTAGGAACGGAAAAAGCAAAAGTGCAAGTAGCGGCAGGAAAAACTTTGGATACCGATACTCATATAGGATTGGTTGCAACACAAAAAGCTACTGCAGAAAATTTAGGACAGATTTTTACTAAGAGAGAGTCAGGAGTTGGACTCTATGCTTCAACTGCAACAGCTAAAAATGCTGCAAATGCTGCGATTAAAACATATTCCAAAGAATCTGTTGCCATTTTGGGAGAAAAAGAATCTGCTTTGGAAAATAATGGGAACATTCAATTAAATGAACAATCTTCTGTAGGAATCTATGGAAAAGATTCCAATATTACTCAAAAAACAGGTGGAAAAATTGAGTTATTGAAAAATAGTTCTGTAGGAATGTATGGGACGATTACTGGAGGATCTATTTCCTCAAAAGGAATAAAGAATGAAGGAGAAATTCTTGCTCTTTCGGGAAGTTCAGATTTTGGAAGTGCAGGAATTTATGCAACTTTAGAAAATTCTGCAAACCAAAGCCTTACAGTAGAAAACAGCGGAAATATTAAAATAGCTCAAAATTCCTCGGCAGGAATCTATGTAAAAAATGAAAGTAGCCAAACTGCAGAAAAATCTACAATCAATAACACAGGATTGATTGAAACGACGGGTAAAAAATCTGTCGGAATTATCAGTAAAAAATCAAAAGTTTCTAATAGTGGTAACAATCCAAGTGCTTCAAGTAATCCTAAAGGAATTCTTGTAAAAGAAGCCTCTTCTGCCGGAATCTTAGCTACAGATCATTCGAAAGTTTCCAATGGAGGAGATATTGAGCTTGCTGCTACTTCTGTAACATCTGCTCAAGAAGGACTTGTTGGGATTTCAGTGGATGAAAGTTCCACAGCGGAAAATACTGGAAACATTAATGTCAAATCTCAATACAGTACAGGAATTTCAAGTAAGGGAGGAAAGGTTTCCAATCAAAAAAATATTCTTTTAGAGAAAACAAATTCCGTTGCTATTTCTGCAACAGATGCCGATGTAAATAATACAAATCCAGCTAGTATTGAAGTGAAAGAAAAAGAATCAGTTGGAATTTATGCGAAATTAACTAAATCTGAGAATAAAACCGTTCATAATACCGGAAAGATCCTTTTAAATACTTTAGGAACGGGAATAGACGGGAAATCTGCTGCAATCTATGCTTTGTTGGATGGCAATGGAAGCGGAAAATTAACTACGAAAAATGAGGGAGAGATTACAGTTGGACATGAAAAATCAGTTGGAATTTATGCAGCTAATAAATCCGGACAAGGAAAAGAGAAATCAGAAGCCATAAATAGTAAACAAATTTCCATTAGTGCAAAAAATTCAGCTGGAATGATAGGAGAAAAATCAATCTTAAGAAATACTGCAACTGCTTCTGGAGAAGGGATTATCTTAACAGCAAACAGTACCGGAGGAATGATAGGAAAAGCCGAGTCTGAAGTTAAGAATGAAGGAATAATTGAAACGAAAACTGCTACTCCAGCTACTGCCTCTGAGGGATTGGTTGGAATTTCCTTAGATAAATCCAAAGGAGAAAATACTGCAAGCGGAACAATAAATTTAGATACCAAATATTCTACAGGAATGTACGGGAAAAATTCTTCTGATGTATCTAATAAGGGAAGTATCAAAGCGACAAAAGAGTATGCTATAGGAATGGCTGGAGATTCATCCACTCTTACGAATAGTCATGAAATTCTTTTGGAAGCAGCAGATTCTACAGGAATGTTTGGAAAAGACAATTCCACATTATTAAATGATATGAATGGAAAAATTACAGCTAAAAAAGAAAAATCAGTAGGTATGTTTTCCAAAAATAATTCGACAGAGGCAATCAATAAAGGAAACATTAAAACGGAAGGCGAATCTTCTGCCGGGATGTTTGGAGAAAAAGGAAAATTAAAAAATACGAATGAAATTCTAACAGAAAAAAAGACTTCTGCCGGAATGTATGCTAAGAATACGAATGCTGTTAATGAAAAAAATATTACAAGCAAAGGGGAATCCTCTGCTGGAATTTTAGTAGAATTAAGTGACAACAATTCCAATATTACGGGAGAAAACACTTCAAATGGAGTTATCACAACGAAAGGAAAGACTTCTGCCGGTATGTTGGGAAAGGTAGCAAATGGAGCAGGAGGAAGTGCTAAAATATCTTTGCAAAATTCAAATAACATTTTTGTAAATTCTGAGAAGTCAGTTGGAATGATGGTAGAAAATAAAGAAGCAAATTTCCCAAAAGAAAATATTATTGCAAAAAATACTGGAATCATCACTTTAGCAAACAATAAGACAGAAAGCATTGGAATGTTTGCAGATAAAGCAATAGGGGTCAATGAAAAAGAAATTCAGGTCAATGGAAAACAATCTATTGGAATGCTTGGAAAAAAGGAAGCAATGATTACAAATGAGGCAGCAGGAACAATCACTCTATCAGAAGAAAAAGGAATTGGAATGCTGGCAGAAGACAACAATACTGTTGCAACAAACAAAGGAAACATTCTTGCAAAGGGAAAAGAATCTTCTGGAATGTTGGCAAAGGCAAATGGAAAATCTGTTAACGAAAAAACAATTCAAGTCTCTGCAGAAAAAGGAGTTGGAATTTTTGTATCCGATACGGGAATCGGAGAAAATAAAAATGGTGCAGAAATTCATGTAAAGAACAAAGAAGGAGTCGGAATTTTTGCTCTTAATAATTCTAAGACAGGTTCAGCAATAAATTATGGAATCATTCGTTTGGGAGAAACAGGAGCAAGTTATGAATCTTTGATTGGAATGTTTGCAAAGGCGGAAAATAATAAAAAAGCTTCTGTAAAAAATGCAAGTGGAGCCAAGATTGTTGTTGATACCAAAAAGTCTGTAGGAATGTATGCAATCAATGAAGCTGTTTCTGTAGATGATGTGGAATTATCCAATGAAGGAAGCATTGAAGTCAATACAGAAGGTTCTGCCGGTATGTATGTTCCAAAGGCAAATATTTCTAAAGTGGGAACGATTATTTTATCCGAGGCTGCAAATGGTTCTTCTGCTGTTTATGTATCAAAAGCCGGAAAAGTAACAACAGATGGAGCTAAGATTCAACTTGGAAAGAAAAATCAAAATCAAGTAGCCTATTATGTAAATGGAAAGGACAGTGCTTTACAAGGGACAAAAATTGGTGACATTTCCGGTTATGGAGTTGGAGTATATTTACAAGGTAATTCTGCTATAGATGTTGCTTCTTTGACAGCAACAACACCGGAATTGGATTATACTTCTTCTCCAGAGAAAGGAAAAGGACTGATTGGTTTATTACTAAAAGGGGACACAAATATTTCTGCCTACAACAAAAAAATTGCAGTAGGAGATACTGTGGATGCTTCTGGATCAGAAAAAGCAAAATATGCCATTGGAATTTATGCAGATAAGCAAGGAACGGATACAAATCCATATAAGATTCCGACAACAATTCATGTAGGAGCAAAAGGAGTTGGAATTTTTGCAGATAAAGCAAGTGTAATTCAATACAATGGAAGTATGACATTAGGAGATGGAACTACTGCGGGAACAGGATTTTTCATCAGTCAAAAGAGTGGAAGCCTAGGAGCAAGTAAGGTGACTTTAGGAAGTGGAAGTATTACTTTAAATGGAAATGGAGGAGCTGTTGCTATTGTTTCTGAGGAAGGACATTTTGATGGAGGAAGTGCAACGATCAATTTAAATGGTTCCGGAGTCGGAGTTTATGGATTAAAAGGTTCTGTCATCAAAGTGGATAACTGGACGTTTAATAATAAAGGACATCAAGCGGAAGAAGTACGTCTAAAGGAAGGACAACTTGTTATTAATCCTACAAGTGGAGAAAAAACTTTAAAACCGAAAATGGTATTAAGTCATGTTATCAATGGAGAAACTTATCTGGAAAGTGGAAAAACAGTAAAAGCAGTGCAAGATTCTACATTAGCTGATCCAAATCCAAGAGAAAATATAGGATTGATGGCAGAAGGAGTTAAAAACTCCGCAACGCCTCCTACGGGAATCACTTGGAAAGATGCTAATTTTGAAATTGAAAATTATGGAACAATTGATTTCTCCAATTCCAAAAAGTCTACAGCAATTTATGCCCAATCAGCTAGAGTTAAAAATGATGGAAGCATAAAAGTCGGAGAAAGTTCTACCGGAATTTATGCAAAATATGACCCTAGCAGTCCTGCACTTACAGGAATTACGAATAAGGTAGAAGTAGAGGCAACTACGAAATCTGTTATTGAATTGGGAAATGAATCTACCGGAATGTATTTTGTAGATGCAGAAAAAGTAACAAATTTAGGTGGAAGTATTACTTCTGCTTCCAATGCTCTTAAGAATGTAGGTATTTATGTAAAAAATAAAGATAAAATTTTACATATGGACAATAAAGCAAATATTACTTTAGGAGATGGAGCTGTTGGACTTTTCAGTAGTGGAAAAGGAGAAAATGAAGCAGATAGAAATATTGTGAAAAATACTGGAAATATTACGGTAGGAAAGAAGATTACAGCTGGAGGTAAGATTTATCCTTCTGTAGCACTTTATGCTGAAAAAACAAATTTAGAAACAGATTCTAGTATAAAAGTAGGAGAAGATGGAATTGCTTTTTACGGAAAAAGAGCGAAAATCACTGCAAAAGGTAGTGTAGATTTTAGTACCAAAGGAGTTTTAGCATACTTGGAAGATCATTCTGAATTTACTTCATATTTAGGAGATTTAAGCTCTACAGAAAATACAATGATTTACCTAAAGGATAGTAAAGCCAATCTTGCAGGGTCAGGAAGTAATGTAAATATGACAGTGGCAGACGGATATACAGGAGCCTATATTGAAGGAAGTTCCAGCCTGAATGGAGTAAAAACCATTCAGTTAGGGAAAAATTCAAATGGACTTTTCTTAAAAAATGCTACTTTTACCTCAGAAGTTGAAGAAATTACAAGTGGTAAAGAGGGTGCAAAAGGAATTTTAGCTTTGGATTCTGACTTGACAAACAAAACAAAAATAAATTTAAGTGGAAATAATTCTATCGGAGTTTATTCCAATGCAACAGCTTTGAAAAATTTTGTCAATGAAGGAGAACTGACTTTGTCAGGAGAAAAAACGTTAGGAATTTTCTTAAAAGGAGAACAAACTTTTGAAAATAAGGCTAATATTTATGTGAAAGATTCTGTTGATGTAACAAAACCAAGTATTGGAATCTTTACAAAAGAAGGAAAATCTTCGATTTCCCATAGCAATGGAAATATTGAAGTTGGCTCAAAATCCATTGGAATTTATTCTCTAGTCGAAGCTGATGTGGCTATGAATGGTGGAAAACTTCAGGTCAAAGACGAGGGAATTGGGATTTATAAACAAAATGGAAAAGTGATTTTAAAAGGAGAGATTGAAGTTGGAGCTCATGTTTCTCAAGTTGAGAATACAGAACCGGTAGCAGTATATGGAGTCAATGGAACAGAAATTCAAGAGGAAGCCTCTAAGATTGAGATAGGAAAGAAATCTTATGGATTTATTTTAAGTAATACCGATGACAATAAAATCAATACATTTATAAATACTAATACTGGAACTGTAAAAATGGCTGATGAAAGTACTTACTTATATTCTTCCGGAAAAGCTAAGATCACAAATAACAGAAATCTTTCTTCCAATGGAGCAAATCGTTTGATTAGTTTCTATATCAAAGAGAAAGGAGAGTTTACAAACAATGGAATTATTGATTTTTCAAATGGAAAAGGAAATCTTGGAATCTATGCACCGGGTGGAAAAGCTACAAACAAAGGAACGATTCTTGTAGGGAAAACGGATGATATTGATCCTATTACAGGAAAAATTTACACCGATTTAAACAAAATTGTTTATGGAATTGGAATGGCTGCTGATAATACAGGAAAAATTTCCAATGAAGGTGAAATTCGAGTTTCTGAAAATAAATCTATTGGAATGTATGGTTCTGGTCTTGGAACTATAGTCGAAAATACAGAAAGTGGAAAAATTTACCTAGATGGAAGTAAGGCAACAGATAGCAATAAGATTGAAAGTATGACAGGAGTTTATGTTGACAATGGAGCTACTTTTACAAACAAAGGACTGATTACGACAATAGATTCTTATGCAGGACGAGATGAAAAAGTCAATGAAAATGTAAACGGTTTGGTAGGAGTTGCCGTAATGAACGGATCTACCTTAATAAATGAAGCAGGTGGAAAAATTTTAATTGATGCGGGCAACAGTTATGGAGTTATCATTCGTGGTAAGAGAGATGCTTCTGGAAATGTTGAAAGATATGCGGTTATCAAAAACTATGGTGAAATTAAAGTACGAGGAAAAGGAACTTGGGGAATCAGTTGGAGGGATGTAAAACCGGAAGAAATAGCGGCTTTGGAAGCTCAAATTAACAAAAAAATTACCTCTGATCCACCAAATCAAGAAATAAGACAAGCAGCAGGAACGGATAAGGAATTGGAAGGAATTAAAATTACTGTTGTAAATGGAAAGCCGATTTTCTCAAGAAATGGTATTGAAATTCCTGAAGCAGAAGTGGAACAAATTGGAAAATTGATTGGAAAAGAATCCAATCTTGGTTTATCTGACATTGGCTTCTATGTAGATACTCTTGGAAAAACAAAGCCGATCGATTTGGACGGGGGAACACCTCCTATTGATAGCCAATTAATCATTGGAACCGAATATTCTGAAATGACCAATGCAAAACAATGGCATGTAAAGGAAGGAGTCATCAAACCATTTTTAGAACAAATTCAAGGACGAAATTTCAAATTGAAATCCTTGGCAGGGTCTTTAACTTGGATGGCAACACCAATTTTAAATGCAAATGAAGAAATCACAGGAATAGCAATGGCAAAAATTCCTTATACTTCCTTTGTAAAACAAACAGATAATGCCTATAATTTCACAGATGGTCTGGAGCAACGATATGACATGAATGAATTAAATTCTCCTGAAAAAAGAATATTCAATTTGTTAAATGGTATCGGAAAGAATGAAGAAGTTCTTTTGACACAAGCTTATGATGAAATGATGGGGCATCAATATGCAAATGTACAACAAAGAATCCAAGTAACAGGAAATATTTTAGACAATGAGTTTAAATATTTAAAGCGTGAATGGAGTAATCCTTCCAAGGATTCCAATAAGATAAAAGTCTTTGGAACAAGAGGAGAATATAATACCGGCACTGCCAGTGTTATAGATTATAAAAATCATGCAGAAGGGGTAGCATATTTACATGAAAAGGAAACATTCCAACTTGGAAATAGCACCGGATGGTATACAGGATTTATCCATAATCAATTCAAATTTAAAGACATTGGAAAGTCCAGAGAAGAAATGTATCAAACAAAGTTAGGAATGTTTAAATCTATGGCGTTTGATCATAATAATAGCTTACATTGGACTATTTCCGGAGAAATGTTCTTAGGAAGAAGCCAAATGAATAGACGATATTTGGTAGTAGATGAAATTTTCCATGCGAAATCAAAATATTGGAGTTATGGATTTGCAATAAACAATGAAGTAAGTAAATCATTTAGAACAGGGGAATCTACTTTCATAAAACCTTACGGGGAATTGAAACTGGAATATGGAAGATTCCAAAAAATTAAAGAAAAAGATGGTGAAATTCGTTTAGAAGTAAAAGAAAATGATTACTATTCTGTAAAACCAAAAATAGGTGTAGAAGCCGGATATCTTCATCAATTTGGAAATGGAATTTCTTTCAAAACTAGTTTCGGTGTATCCTATGAAAATGAATTAGGTCAAGTGGCAGATACTAAAAATAAAGCAAGAGTAGCTTACACGAATGCTGATTATTTTGCTCTTCCTGGAGAAAAAGAAGATCGAAGAGGAAATCTAAGAACAGATTTGAATTTGGGCTTGAATAATGAAGCTTATGGAGTGACAGCAAACATTGGCTATGATACCAAAGGAAATAAGGTTCGAGGAGGGCTTGGTGTAAGAGTTATTTTCTAA